Proteins from one Chitinophaga oryzae genomic window:
- a CDS encoding serine hydrolase domain-containing protein has product MMHFKQYYPLLLLLLITICCPTRIISAQRLEARADSLISSLFKDPNGPGGVFMIAQKGKPIYRKAWGKANLELNSPLTADNVFQIGSMTKQFTAVAILMLEQQGKLSVKDPLSKYLPDFPNGNNITLHHLLTHTSGVQDYLRMKTLPTIMQKEMTPEMVIDFFKNEPVNSAPGEKYAYNNSGYFLLGYIVAKVSGVTYQDFIRKNILDKAGMHETCFASDRQVIKNRAYGYHKKDSVYVNKTVISYDLAYAAGALMSTTGDLLKWQNAMNRHLLLNSEETQKAFTRYNLNNGEAHNYGYGWQFKDIKGVTVREHGGSIFGYKTMGVYVPGEDIYVLGFSNCDCNSPTKITEEVAAIALEELRK; this is encoded by the coding sequence ATGATGCATTTCAAACAATACTATCCCTTATTGCTGTTACTGTTGATCACCATCTGTTGCCCGACCCGGATTATTTCCGCCCAGCGCCTCGAAGCCCGTGCCGACAGCCTGATCTCCTCCCTTTTTAAAGATCCAAACGGCCCTGGCGGCGTCTTTATGATCGCGCAGAAAGGCAAACCCATCTACCGGAAAGCATGGGGAAAAGCCAACCTGGAACTGAACTCACCGCTCACCGCCGACAACGTGTTCCAAATAGGCTCCATGACCAAGCAGTTTACCGCCGTTGCTATTCTCATGCTGGAACAACAGGGCAAATTAAGCGTTAAAGACCCGCTGTCCAAATACCTGCCCGACTTTCCCAATGGCAATAATATCACGCTTCATCACCTGCTGACGCACACTTCCGGCGTGCAGGACTACCTCCGGATGAAAACCCTCCCCACCATCATGCAAAAAGAGATGACTCCTGAAATGGTCATCGACTTTTTCAAAAATGAGCCGGTAAACAGCGCACCCGGTGAGAAATACGCCTATAACAACTCCGGCTATTTCCTGCTGGGATATATAGTGGCTAAGGTTTCCGGGGTGACCTACCAGGACTTCATCCGGAAAAATATCCTCGATAAGGCAGGCATGCACGAGACCTGCTTCGCCAGCGACAGGCAAGTCATTAAAAACAGGGCATACGGCTACCATAAAAAAGACTCCGTTTATGTGAACAAAACGGTGATCAGCTATGACCTCGCCTATGCTGCCGGTGCGCTGATGTCTACCACCGGCGATCTGCTGAAATGGCAAAATGCCATGAACCGGCATCTGCTGCTGAATAGCGAAGAAACACAGAAAGCTTTTACCCGTTATAACCTCAACAACGGCGAGGCGCACAACTACGGCTATGGCTGGCAGTTTAAAGACATCAAAGGGGTAACCGTGAGAGAACACGGCGGCAGTATTTTCGGCTATAAAACGATGGGGGTATATGTTCCCGGCGAAGATATTTATGTACTGGGGTTCAGTAACTGCGATTGTAATTCCCCGACGAAGATAACAGAGGAGGTGGCAGCGATCGCGCTGGAGGAGTTAAGGAAGTGA